One Bartonella tribocorum CIP 105476 genomic window carries:
- a CDS encoding TM2 domain-containing protein, producing the protein MKGKIIGLDQGNYFISGADGKRYQFLSKDWSGKKPPKVGDSVDFVCEGDSIKSVSPILSAGQSQQSKVTLAVVCFFLGGLGIHRFMVGKIITGIVMLLISIISIITVLFMWIGFILIAFIIIPWVLIDFIVILTGNFKDKDGCKITN; encoded by the coding sequence ATGAAAGGTAAGATTATTGGTCTGGATCAGGGAAATTATTTTATTTCAGGTGCTGATGGTAAACGTTATCAGTTCTTGAGTAAGGATTGGTCAGGGAAAAAGCCGCCTAAGGTGGGTGATTCTGTTGATTTTGTGTGTGAAGGGGATAGCATTAAATCTGTTTCCCCTATCTTGTCAGCAGGGCAGTCACAACAATCAAAAGTGACGTTAGCGGTTGTTTGTTTTTTTCTAGGTGGACTAGGAATTCATCGTTTTATGGTTGGTAAAATTATAACAGGCATTGTAATGCTTCTTATAAGTATAATAAGTATAATAACTGTACTATTTATGTGGATAGGGTTTATTTTAATTGCCTTTATAATTATACCTTGGGTATTGATTGATTTTATAGTCATTTTAACAGGAAATTTTAAGGACAAAGATGGGTGTAAAATCACAAATTAG
- a CDS encoding FtsB family cell division protein, which produces MWTKQKRRSIKVRFVLPLMTVGVLSYFSYHIYHGEYGLYSRSEVNQYISELEKELHKIEAERKFIEKRISLLRNGHIEKDMLDEYVRKNLNFSKPNELTILMP; this is translated from the coding sequence ATGTGGACAAAGCAGAAACGTCGATCAATCAAAGTACGCTTTGTACTACCTCTTATGACGGTGGGTGTTTTAAGCTATTTCAGTTACCATATTTATCATGGTGAGTATGGATTATATTCACGCAGTGAAGTTAATCAGTATATTAGCGAATTAGAAAAGGAGCTTCATAAAATAGAAGCTGAGCGGAAATTCATTGAAAAGCGCATTTCTCTTTTACGCAATGGACATATTGAAAAGGACATGTTGGATGAGTATGTCCGAAAGAATTTAAATTTTTCTAAGCCAAATGAATTGACAATCTTAATGCCTTGA